In the genome of Microbacterium endophyticum, one region contains:
- a CDS encoding serine hydrolase domain-containing protein, with the protein MNTLAGALEGYADDRLGEVVERLSAYLAGDPDLSFQAAAFHSGERVLDVWGGPHLGGDSITVPYSVTKNTIGLSIGLLLERGDIELDEYVSTYWPEFAAKDKARITVRQLLSHQAGLPQATPSLTWAELLDDHAAAARLADSRPLWHPGSAFGYHAVTIGNLAAELVFRVTGRTLRDFYEQEIRAPHDIDFYLGLPPEHDVRRVPLLPMIRPVSDTSVSTPTQLGVLAWSTPGPAVDLANDEVSWRFGHPAGSGTGTARGLAGLLASAVTGRDGRAPFLSADTVSVLSQQQVHGTDEVLGLADRAHSIVFQKPTAVHNFGGPRAFGHDGAMGALACVDPDTGIAFAWTIVRGAWPGGADPRALALARDLGTLLAR; encoded by the coding sequence ATGAATACCCTCGCTGGAGCGCTCGAAGGATATGCCGACGATCGTCTCGGTGAAGTCGTCGAGCGCCTCAGCGCGTATTTGGCGGGTGACCCCGACCTCTCCTTTCAGGCCGCGGCATTCCACAGCGGTGAGCGCGTGCTCGACGTCTGGGGCGGCCCTCACCTGGGCGGCGACTCGATCACGGTCCCGTACTCGGTCACGAAGAACACGATCGGGCTCTCGATCGGGCTTCTCCTCGAGCGCGGCGACATCGAACTCGACGAGTACGTGAGCACGTACTGGCCTGAGTTCGCGGCAAAGGACAAGGCGCGCATCACAGTGCGGCAACTTCTCTCCCATCAGGCGGGGCTTCCCCAGGCAACGCCATCGCTCACGTGGGCGGAGTTACTCGATGATCACGCCGCGGCAGCGAGGCTCGCAGATTCACGACCGCTCTGGCACCCGGGCTCAGCGTTCGGCTACCACGCAGTGACGATCGGAAATTTAGCAGCCGAGCTCGTTTTTCGCGTGACCGGCCGCACCCTGCGCGATTTCTACGAACAAGAAATCCGTGCTCCCCACGACATCGACTTCTACCTCGGACTTCCTCCCGAGCACGATGTGCGGCGCGTACCCCTGCTGCCGATGATCCGACCCGTGTCCGACACCTCCGTCAGCACACCCACGCAGCTCGGCGTCCTCGCCTGGTCGACTCCGGGCCCGGCCGTCGACCTCGCGAACGATGAGGTGAGCTGGCGGTTCGGCCACCCGGCTGGATCCGGAACCGGGACAGCGCGCGGTCTCGCCGGCTTGCTGGCATCCGCTGTCACCGGTCGCGACGGACGTGCCCCGTTCCTCTCGGCCGACACCGTTTCAGTGCTGTCGCAACAACAGGTTCACGGCACCGACGAAGTGCTCGGCCTCGCTGATCGCGCTCACTCGATCGTCTTCCAAAAGCCGACAGCAGTCCACAACTTCGGTGGCCCGCGCGCGTTCGGTCACGACGGCGCGATGGGCGCACTCGCCTGCGTCGACCCCGATACCGGCATCGCGTTCGCGTGGACTATCGTCCGCGGCGCCTGGCCCGGCGGCGCGGATCCGCGCGCACTCGCGCTCGCGCGGGATCTCGGCACCCTCCTTGCCCGTTGA
- a CDS encoding beta-glucosidase H — MTESTDHLRPLLEKLSLETKAALVQGADFWTTVPVPEIGLRAMTLSDGPAGVRGPRWDEREPSLNMPSGSALAAAWSTDLAYRYGAAAASEARRKDVDVVLGPTINLHRSPLGGRHFECFSEDPELSAELAAAYVRGLQDNGVAATPKHYVANDSETDRFTVDVDVDERSLRELYLAPFERAVDAGAWAIMSSYNSVDGVTMTENDLLETPLNSEWGFDGVVISDWTAVRSLASVAASQDLAMPGPAPAWADLVEAVRDGRVNEADLDRKVLRMLLLAERVGALGDTPAVVPSALDGLAFVREAAIEGTVLLSNDGVLPLSAAELSSVAIIGHNARDARTQGGGSATVIPEQIVTPLDGIRAALPNAEITYEIGAVVQEGVAEIPLEQLTNPVTGEPGLRIAFQDAAGSELFSEDRRSSALVWFGGDAPISATSTLVAEADVTTVESGELLLGFAGANPARLYVDGELVLDDAPVVEGTDLGAAFLNPPSITVPVAFEAGRARRVRLEMRLDAEGPLAGAVSVTLGVAPEDTDADALIARAAAAASAADVAIVVVGTNSKVESEGFDRENLDLPGRQDDLVRAVVAANPRTIVVVNAGSPVVLPWANDVAAIVQGYFGGQEFGNALADVLTGAAEPGGRIPTTWPATLEDVPVTEVSPTDGMLHYTEGIHIGYRAWAKASATPAFPFGHGLGYTTWSWGAAHRVEGTAVDTLEVVLANTGTRAGKQVVQVYAQRKDSAIDRPELWLVGFAVVHAEPGQTVTATVELPSRRFAHWADGWQLESGAFTLCAGASAADLPLSLEWTPSA; from the coding sequence ATGACCGAATCGACCGACCACCTCCGGCCGCTTCTCGAAAAGCTGAGTCTCGAGACGAAGGCGGCGCTGGTTCAAGGTGCCGACTTCTGGACGACGGTGCCGGTTCCGGAAATCGGGCTGCGCGCAATGACTCTGTCGGACGGCCCCGCTGGCGTCCGAGGACCCCGCTGGGACGAGCGTGAACCGTCACTGAATATGCCTTCCGGTTCCGCGCTCGCGGCGGCATGGAGCACAGATCTCGCGTATCGCTACGGCGCCGCAGCGGCCTCGGAGGCGCGGCGCAAAGATGTTGACGTCGTACTCGGCCCGACGATCAACCTGCACCGTTCCCCTCTGGGTGGGCGCCACTTCGAGTGCTTCAGCGAAGACCCCGAGTTGAGCGCCGAGCTCGCCGCTGCGTACGTGCGCGGACTGCAAGATAACGGTGTCGCAGCGACACCGAAGCACTACGTCGCCAACGACAGCGAGACCGACCGGTTCACGGTTGATGTCGATGTTGACGAGCGTTCGCTCCGCGAGCTCTACCTCGCACCATTCGAGCGAGCTGTCGACGCTGGTGCGTGGGCGATCATGAGCTCTTACAACTCGGTCGACGGTGTCACCATGACCGAGAATGATCTGCTCGAGACACCGCTGAACAGCGAGTGGGGCTTCGATGGCGTCGTGATCAGCGACTGGACAGCGGTGCGCTCGCTGGCCTCCGTCGCCGCATCACAGGACCTCGCAATGCCAGGCCCCGCACCCGCATGGGCTGACCTCGTCGAGGCCGTTCGCGATGGTCGAGTGAATGAGGCCGACCTCGACCGTAAGGTGCTGCGGATGCTTTTGCTCGCCGAGCGCGTCGGTGCACTCGGCGACACACCCGCTGTCGTGCCGTCTGCGCTCGATGGGCTCGCCTTTGTGCGAGAGGCAGCGATTGAAGGCACAGTGCTCCTGTCGAACGACGGCGTACTTCCGTTGAGCGCCGCAGAGCTCTCGTCGGTTGCGATCATCGGCCACAATGCGCGCGATGCCCGCACCCAGGGCGGCGGCAGCGCAACCGTCATCCCCGAGCAGATCGTGACGCCTCTTGACGGCATCCGTGCCGCACTTCCGAACGCCGAGATCACGTATGAGATCGGTGCTGTCGTGCAGGAAGGTGTTGCAGAGATACCGCTCGAGCAGCTCACCAACCCCGTTACCGGAGAACCGGGCTTGCGCATCGCATTCCAGGATGCCGCGGGAAGCGAACTGTTCAGCGAAGATCGCCGCTCATCCGCCCTCGTGTGGTTCGGCGGCGATGCTCCGATCTCAGCGACAAGCACCCTCGTCGCTGAAGCCGATGTGACGACGGTCGAGTCGGGCGAGCTCCTGCTGGGGTTTGCCGGTGCGAATCCCGCTCGTCTCTATGTTGACGGCGAGCTGGTTCTCGACGACGCTCCGGTAGTCGAAGGAACCGACCTTGGGGCCGCGTTCCTAAATCCCCCCTCGATCACGGTTCCGGTCGCTTTCGAGGCGGGCCGCGCTCGTCGGGTGCGCCTGGAAATGCGATTGGATGCCGAAGGCCCCCTCGCGGGTGCGGTATCGGTCACTCTCGGTGTGGCCCCCGAAGACACCGATGCAGACGCCCTCATCGCGCGTGCCGCAGCAGCCGCCAGCGCGGCAGACGTCGCCATCGTCGTCGTCGGCACGAACTCAAAGGTCGAGTCAGAAGGATTCGACCGAGAGAACCTCGATCTGCCGGGACGCCAAGATGATCTGGTGCGCGCCGTGGTCGCGGCAAACCCCCGAACAATCGTGGTTGTCAACGCCGGTTCACCCGTCGTGCTGCCGTGGGCAAACGACGTGGCAGCCATCGTTCAGGGCTACTTCGGTGGCCAAGAGTTCGGCAACGCATTGGCCGACGTGCTCACAGGAGCCGCCGAGCCCGGTGGCCGAATTCCTACGACGTGGCCTGCAACTCTCGAGGATGTGCCGGTTACCGAAGTGTCTCCCACCGATGGAATGCTTCACTACACCGAAGGCATCCACATCGGCTATCGCGCGTGGGCGAAGGCTTCCGCAACGCCGGCCTTCCCGTTCGGCCACGGACTCGGCTACACGACCTGGTCGTGGGGCGCGGCACACCGCGTCGAGGGTACAGCGGTCGACACGCTCGAAGTGGTGCTGGCGAACACCGGCACACGGGCGGGAAAGCAGGTCGTTCAGGTCTACGCACAGCGCAAAGACTCCGCGATCGATCGACCCGAATTGTGGTTGGTCGGCTTCGCCGTCGTACACGCCGAACCCGGTCAGACAGTCACCGCGACAGTCGAGTTGCCCTCGCGCCGCTTTGCGCACTGGGCAGATGGCTGGCAGCTTGAATCTGGCGCCTTCACTCTGTGCGCCGGAGCATCGGCCGCGGATCTTCCGCTTTCACTGGAATGGACGCCATCTGCATGA
- a CDS encoding ATP-binding cassette domain-containing protein — translation MTSPLLDVKDLVVEYPGKGFRGTPFRALKGVSLDIRPGETVGLVGESGSGKTTLGRALLGLAPVTAGTVNYAGRDIGHLRRNERRALSSEIQVVFQDPYSSLNPSMTIEQILSEPLTVRNESKQQARAKVRDLLDRVGLPDGARSRLAREFSGGQRQRIAIARALALDPKLIVCDEPVSALDLSTQARVLDLFIEIQERTGVAYLFITHDLAVVRHISHRVSVMFRGEIVETGDGEQVTSHPTHPYTQRLFMAAPLPDPDKQEARRIARAELRANEAGEAA, via the coding sequence ATGACTTCACCATTGCTGGACGTCAAAGATCTTGTCGTCGAGTATCCCGGAAAAGGCTTTCGCGGCACACCATTCCGCGCCCTGAAGGGCGTATCACTCGACATTCGCCCCGGCGAGACCGTCGGCCTCGTCGGAGAGTCCGGGTCAGGCAAGACGACGCTCGGAAGAGCACTGCTGGGGCTGGCTCCCGTCACCGCAGGAACGGTCAACTACGCCGGCCGCGACATCGGCCACCTCCGCCGAAACGAACGCCGTGCGCTTTCGAGCGAGATCCAGGTGGTCTTCCAAGATCCCTACTCTTCGCTCAACCCCTCGATGACGATCGAGCAGATTCTTTCGGAACCTCTCACGGTTCGAAATGAGAGCAAGCAGCAGGCCCGAGCGAAGGTACGAGACCTGCTCGACCGCGTGGGCCTCCCCGACGGAGCACGCAGTCGCCTCGCGCGCGAATTTTCCGGTGGGCAGCGGCAACGCATAGCGATCGCTCGCGCTCTCGCACTGGATCCGAAGCTGATCGTCTGCGACGAGCCGGTATCGGCGCTCGACCTGTCGACACAAGCGCGCGTTCTCGATCTCTTCATCGAGATTCAAGAACGCACTGGCGTCGCTTACCTCTTCATCACGCACGATCTCGCCGTCGTGCGTCACATCAGTCACCGAGTGTCGGTGATGTTCCGCGGCGAAATCGTCGAGACCGGAGATGGAGAGCAGGTCACGTCGCACCCGACACATCCGTACACCCAACGACTATTCATGGCAGCTCCCTTGCCAGATCCCGACAAGCAAGAGGCGCGCCGCATCGCTCGCGCCGAACTACGCGCCAACGAAGCAGGAGAAGCAGCATGA